Below is a genomic region from Hippea sp. KM1.
GGCGGTGTGGGTATAGGCAAGGCTATAAACGGCGGCTTTGGGCTTGTTTTGGACGGTTCTGAGCGTGTGGATAGGATTATAGAAAGGGCTCTTGACTGGGATGTCATGGTCGGTGTCTCAAGGAGGGCCTGGGCAAGGAATCCCCATGCGATAGAGGTGTCGGCTGAGTGGAATGCAACAAAGAACGGCGCCATAACATTGCCACAGGAGGCCGACGATGAACTTATAAACGATATAGTAAAAGAGAGGTTGAAAAGGTAAAATGGTTGACCTTCTGCTTATAAGGGGGAATATCTTTACTCCCATAGATGATGGTAAACCAAAGACCTTAAAGAGGATGGATGAGCTTGCCCATATCGAGGACGGCGCCATAGCCGTTAAAGATGGAATTATTGTTGATATGGGCAAAACGGATGATTTATTGAAAAAGCACAGGGATGCAAAAAGCATAGTGGATGCAAGCTTTAAGGCAGTATTGCCCGGTTTTGTTGACCCCCACACCCATGCTCTGTTTGTTGGAACAAGGGAAAAAGAGTTTGACATGAGGCTGTCTGGCAAAAGCTATATGGAGATACTAAAGGCTGGGGGTGGAATACTAAATACCGTAAAGAGACTCAGGTCTGCAACTGTTGAGCAGCTTAAAGATGAGCTGAAAAAGAGGATTAGAACATTCTTTGAGTATGGGACGACGACGCTTGAGGTAAAAAGCGGCTATGGTCTGGATTTTGAGAACGAGATAAAGATGCTAAAGGCCATAGAGCTTGCAAAGAGGGAGACCCCTATGGATATAGTTGCAACATTCATTGGGGCTCATGCAATACCGCAGGAGTTTAAGGATAAGAAAGATGAGTATGTGGAGCTTGTGATTAACAAGATGATACCTTTTGTTGCAGAGCATAAACTGGCTGAGTTTGTCGATGTCTTCTGTGAGGAGGGGGTTTATTCACCCGAAGAGACCTTAAGGATAATTGAGGCGGGCTTAAAACACTCGCTTAAGGCCAAAATACATGCCGATGAGATAGCATCAATCGGATGCAGCGAGCTTTCGTTAAAAACAAAACTCTCCTCATGCGACCACCTGCTAAAGATAACAGAAAGCGGTATAGAGGCCTTAAGACGGTCTGGCACGATGGCAACGCTTCTGCCCATAACGGCCTTTAGCTTAAAAGAAGGGTTTGCTGATGCAAGAAGGCTTATCGATAGCGGCGTCGGTGTGGCTTTAGCCACCGATTTTAACCCGGGCAGTTCTTATTCTGAGTCCATGCCCTTTGCTATTGGTCTGGCCGTGCTTGGCATGGGTCTTACGCCGAGGGAGGCTATAGTCGCATCAACCCTGAATAGCGCTTATGTGCTTGGAAGGGAGAAACAGGTTGGCTCGCTTGAGGTAGGCAAACAGGCCGATTTTGTGTTGTTGAAGGAGAATAGCTATCTTTTCATACCGTATCATGTGGGCGTGAATCCCGTTCATTCGGTTTATAAGAGGGGAGAGCGTGTTTTTTCAGCAGATTGTTAACGGGCTTACCATAGGCGGCGTGTATGCCTTAATAGCCATAGGGCTTGCCCTTGTGTATGGCATCTTGCGCATTATCCATGTGGCGCACGCAGGTGTTTATGTGGTTGGTGCCTATGCGGGGCTTTATGTGTTTATGCTTACCCATAGCTTTATGATTGCTGCTTTGGCTTCTATGGCAACAGGGGCGGTTGTGGGTGTCTTGATAGAGGAGCTTGTCTATACACCGCTGCTTAACCATTCTCCGATTATATCCCTGATAGCAAGTATAGGTGTGTTTATCAGCATAGAGGAGGGGATTAGGCTGATCTTTGGACCGTATATAAAGTCCTTCCCCTCTGCTATGTTTTCTGGTGAGCATCATTTAGGCGGCCTGGTTGTGAGCAATTCTCAGGCCGTTGTGCTTTTGGTTAGTGTGGCGTCTATACTCTTTATATGGTTTATGACCGAAAAAACCCGTCTTGGTTTGGCATTAAAAGCCGTTTCTGAGGATATAGAGATGGCAGAGAGCGTTTCTATAGACTCAAGGTGGATGATAATGCTTGCCTTTGCCTTCTCTTCTGCCTTTGCAGGCCTTGCCGGTTTGCTTGTTGGTGCTTACTTTAACTCCGTCTATCCATCGATGGGCGATGTGCCGGCATACAAATCGCTCGCCATTATTGTTGTGGGTGGTATGAGCAATATCTGGGGTGCTTTCTTTGCCGCGCTGATTATAGGGTTGTTAGAGACCATCTCTATCGGTGTTTTTAATGTGCCCCTGCCGAGGGATTCGCTGGCTTTTATCTTTATGGTGGTTATGCTTCTCATAAAGCCTTCTGGAATAGTGGGGATTTTTAAAAGATGAGTGGTTATCTGATAACGCTTGCTATAACGGTTGGCATATACATGATTCTTGCCTTGAGTTTGAACATCATTGTGGGTTATGCAGGTCAGATATCGCTGGGACATGCGGCTTTCTGGGCAATAGGGGCATACAGCTTTGCTATATTGACAACCAAATACGGTCTTGGCTTTGCAGGAAGCGCTGTTCTTGCCGTTGTCATAACCACGCTTGTGGGTGTGTTTTTGGGGCTTCCCAGCTTGAGGGTTAGTGAGGATTTCCTTGCCATTACCACAATAGGCATAAACTTCATAGTTCAGGGTATATTCAATAGCTTTGACTATTTCGGCGGTGCTATGGGCATAGGTGGAATACCGTTTCCCACATTTAGGGGAGAGATGATCTCGAATTTCGCCTTTATGTCGATAGTGTATGGCTTTGTTGCTATTACCATAGCCATCAGTTACGGGTTTAAGCGTTCATGGGCTGGGCTTGCAAGCTTTGCCATCAAGGATGATGAACTTGCAGCAAGCGTAAGCTCCGTGTCGCCGATTAGGTTTAAGCTTCTATCCTTTGCCATTGGTTCTGCTATAGCCGGTGTTAGCGGCGTTTTGTATGCGAGTTTTATGAGCTTTATATCGGCTGCCGATTTTTCTTTCCCTGTATCTGTGACAATACTTGCCATGGTTATGGTTGGCGGTGAGGCGACGATCATAGGGCCTATATTCGGTTCGATTTTGTTGGTTATACTGCCTGAGGTTTTCAGATTTATTCATGATTACAGAATGCTGCTTTACGGCTTGTTGCTTGTGTTTATGATGAGGTTTCAGCCGGATGGCTTTTTCGGCAAGAGGGGAATTGTATGGGGGATTATAAGGAGATTCTCAAAGGCCTAAACATAACCAAACAATTCGGCGGCCTAAGGGCGCTGGACGGTATAGACTTTTCGGTAAGAGAGGGTGAGATATTCGGTATAGTTGGGCCCAACGGTGCCGGCAAGACCACGCTATTTAACATAATCAGCGGGGTTTTGAAACCCTCCGAAGGGAGGATCTTTTTCAAAGGGAATGACATAACCTCTTTTAGTCCCCACAGGCTTGCAAGGTTAGGCATCGGAAGGACTTTTCAGGTTGTAAGACCCTTTAGGAGCTTAACGGTTCTTGAGAATGTGGCTGTGGCATGCGGTGTTAAATTTTATGACAATGCGCTTTTGATGTTTCAGGGGTGGAGAAAGAGGCGCAATATAGAAAGGGTTGATGAAATCCTTTCAAGAACCGGACTGATTGAGTTTAGGGATAGGCCTGCCTCTCAACTTCCGTTGGGATTTCAAAGGAGACTTGAGATAGCAAGGGCATTGGCCTTAAATCCATCGGTTATCCTGCTTGATGAGTCGTTTTCGGGGTTGAGTTTTTCAGAGATAGATGAGCTTAAAGGGTTGGTTGTGGATTTAAATAGGGATGGTTTGAGCATCATTATAATAGAGCACAATATGCCCATAGTTATGGAGCTGTGTAAAAGGGTTATGGTGATTAACCACGGCAAGAAGATTGCCGAGGGTTCTCCTGTTGATGTTGTTAATAACAAAGAGGTGATAGAGGCATACCTTGGAAGGAAGTATTCTTAGCATAAGGGATCTTTGTGTTAGTTATGGCAAGATAAAGGCGTTAGATGGCGTTTCCATCGAGGTTAAAAAGGGGGAATGTGTGGCTATAGTCGGCGCAAATGGTGCAGGCAAAAGCACGCTTCTTAAGTCCATCATGGGCTTTGTAAAAAGACAGGAAGGCGAGATTGTGTTTTTGGGCAACAGGATAGACGGCCTTGCCACGCATGCAATAGCAAGGATGGGTATATCCTTTGTTCCAGAGGGTGCGAGGGTTTTTCCCTCGATTAGTGTTTATGGCAACCTTTTGCTTGGTGCTTATAAGGAGAAGGATAAGAATTTGATAAAGCAGAGGCTAAAGAGGGTTTATGAGATATTCCCCAGGCTTAAAGAGAGGCTGAATCAGGCCGCAGGCACCCTTTCTGGTGGGGAAAGGCAGATGCTTGCAATGGCAAGGGCCTTGATGGGCGAGCCTAAGTTGCTTATGGTGGATGAGGTTTCTTTGGGTTTGATGCCCAAGCTTGTTGATATAGTTTTTGATGTTATAGATAGATTGCATAAAGAAGGGTTAACCATTTTGCTTTCTGAGCAGAATGCCCATAAGGCCTCGGAGGTTGCAGATAGGGTTTACATATTGGAGCTTGGGAGTATTTTGAAGGAGACAGACAGAGACGGTATTCTAAACGACCCGCTCATAAAGAAGGCCTATTTAGGCATGTAAAGATTATCCTGTAAAATTTACTATAAATTTGGTATTGCTAATAGTGGCGGAATTGATCTTTGGGAGGGTTTTTTATGAAGAGCATAAAGGAATTGCCAGAAACAAAGGGAAAATATGTGTTGATGTTTGTTAGCAACCACTGCCCGTATTGCAGACAGATGGAAAAGCTAATGAAGCAAGTTGAGAAGGATTATTCAGATAAGGGAATAGAGTTTTATGTTTTAAATGTCTCCTCAAATCCTGAGATTGCCACAAGATATAACATAATGTCAACACCCTTGACCTATTTTATGAACGGCAAAGAGGTTGTGGGCAAGGAGACGGGCGCAGTATCAAAGAGAGCTATTGAGCTTGAACTTGAGGAACTCCTAAAGGCAGGGGAGTTTATAAGAAAGATAAAAAGGATGTTGGGTATAGCCAAGGAATAGGTGGGTGGTTGATTTGTTGGATGGAATGGTATACAAATAGATAATGGACATGAGAAATTGGGTCAAGATAATAATAGGCGATAGTCGCAGAATGATAGAGATAGAGGATCAATCCGTAAATTTAATAATTACATCACCGCCTTATTGGTCAATAAAGGATTACGGTGTTAACAATCAGATTGGATATGGACAGACCCTTCATGAGTACCTTAAAGATCTGTATAGGGTCTGGATAGAATCATACAGGGTGTTGGAGCCAGGCAGGCGATTGATTGTCAATATAGGAGATCAATTTGCAAGATCCATAGTTTACGGAAGATATAAAATTATACCCCTCCATGCAGAGATAATTGCCCAGTGCGAAGACATTGGGTTTGATTATATGGGTTCTATCATGTGGCAGAAGAAAACCACTATGAATACGACAGGCGGGGCGAATGTTATGGGTTCATATCCCTATCCTCCCAACGGTATGATAGAGATAGATTATGAACATATACTTGTGTTTAAGAAGCCCGGGAAAAGTAAAAAGGTCTCAAAAGAGATTAAAGAGGACTCTAAGCTTAGCAAAGAGGAGTGGAAGGAGTATTTTTCTGGACATTGGTATTTTGGAGGGGCAAGACAGGTAGGTCATCAAGCAATGTTTCCAGATGAGTTGCCTAAACGGTTGATAAAAATGTTTAGTTTTGTTGGCGAAACGGTTCTTGATCCTTTTTTGGGAAGCGGAACAACGGCAAGGGTGGCGTTAGAATTAGGCAGGAATGCCATAGGCTATGAGATAAATAAGGATTTTTTAAAGACTATAGAAAAAAAATTAAGAGTGAAGGATGCATCTATATTTGAGAAGAGGATTGAAGTTATCAAAAGGGGTAATCCAATAATTCTAAAAGATGTAGATTATAGGCCGAGGATAAAAGATGCAAAACCCGTAATTGAGCCGGGTAAATTAAAGTTTGGTAAAGATAAATTGTATCAAGTAATCGATGTTTTAAAAGATGGAAGATTGAAATTGGATACAGGGCTTGTTGTAAAACTAAGGGGGGTTATAATAGTAAATTTGGATGAGGCTTTAAGTTATTTAAGACAGTATGTATTGAAAAAAAAGGTGTATCTTAAGTTCGATGAGGGGTATATAGCTGAAGGTGATCTTGTAAGCGCTTATGTGTATCTCAAGAATAAGATATTTATTAATGCTCATCTGATCAAGGCAGGGTTAGCTGCTATAGATAGAGATTTAGACTTTGATTTGAAGGAGAGATTTTTGAAATTAGAAAGCAACCGTGATATGGGTGTTTCCTTTGGGGAGACAGGGGTTGCACGGTAGAGAGCAGTCATGGAGCTTAAGATAGAGATTGAGGAAATACGCAGGTTGTTGGAGATAGAGGACATAGAATTTCCCAAGTATGCGACCCAGATACTTAATTTGGCCAACCAGAATGCTCAAGCAACAAGGCCCAAAGTCGTTGGGCAGGTGAGTGAGCTTATAAAAGAATTCCCAGGAAAAACGCTTCAGGAATGGGAAGAATGGTATTTAGAGAGATATCCGGATTCCATAAACGAAGCGACAAAGAAAATTTTGAAGATGCTCGATAGTTTTAAGGAAACAATTGATCGGATTGATGAAGATATGATCAAAAAATGGGTTAAAGATTTAGTAGTTGTTAAAACCTTTATAGGGCTGAGGTTTCAGGAGGCTGTATTAAAGAGGGTTGCCAGGGAGTTTGGTTTGAATTATAGGCCTTCAATGCCCAAAGATGAGAAAAAGGGCATTGATGGTTATATCGGGAATGTTCCTGTAAGCTTAAAGCCTATCACATACAAACACAAAGAGATGCTGGCAGAAAAAATAGATATAGATATCATCTATTACGAAAAACAGAAAAACGGCTTAAAAGTCTCAATCCCAGCTGAATTGGAAGGCAAGCTGCTCAAAACCCCCTGAGTGAATTGTTTGGTTAGAATAAAGTTTTTTGCTGAAGGTTATTTTTACCTAACTTTTCAGTTCATTTTTAAAATAAGCTTCCCTTAATAAGCATCTGGTCTTCTGCATAAAAATCACTTGACAAATCAGATAAAATATTGTTCATTCTCTTACAGTTTTTTAGTGGAGGAAAGATATGGATAAGGCAACAATGGAGGAATTGAAAGACAGACTGTTGAGCCTGAAAAAGGAGATAAGCTCAAGAATCAAAGAGAACCTTGAAAGGGTCAACTCTATTCAACTAAAGGGCGATGAGGGGGATTTTTCTTCTGCTGTTTACTCCCGCCAGGTTATCTATGATCTGATAGAGAAGGATAGAAAGCATCTCATTGAGATAGAAGAATCTTTGTATGATATAGAGAAGGGCACATACGGCATCTGCAAAAGGTGCGGCAAGGAGATAGAAATAGAGAGAATGAAGGCCAAGCCCACGGCCAAGTATTGCATTGCTTGCAGGAAGATTATCGAGTCTGGTAAATAGCTGTCTGGACATTGTATTTGCCCCTAAATGCCTGTTGTGCGGGGCAAGAACGACCGGTTTGGTTTGCAATGACTGTCTATGCAGCCTAAGAAGCGATTTTAACAGGTGTAAGGTCTGTTCACGCCCCATAGGTGCAAAGGGGGCGGTCTGTTCTGTTTGCCTATCCAAGAAGCGGTTTTTTGTTAGGGGTTTTTCCCTTTTTAACTATAAAGATGAGAATGTAAAGAGGGTTATAGAACTTCTAAAATTTAAGGGGTATTACCGTCTGGCGGAGTTGCTTTATCATTTCAAAAAAGAGATTATCCAAAGCGGCATATTTGATGGTGTTGATTGCTTGCTTGCTGTGCCTATGCACAGAAGGGATATCCTCAAGAGGGGTTTTAACCAAGCCGTATTTATCGCCAGGGCGCTCTCTGATATCACAGGCATAAAGGTTGATTATTACCTTTTGAGGAAGCTTAAAAGAACCAAGCATCAGGTCGGTTTGTCGGCCAAAGAGAGGGAGGTTAACCTTAAAGGGGCATTCGGTTTAACAAAAACGCCCTCATATAGGCGTGTGGTTATAGTGGATGATGTCTTTACCACGGGGTCAACGATCAACGAGATAGCCAGGCTGTTGTTATCCTGTAATGTTAAAAGCAATTTCTTTTGTTTATCGTCAACACCCGGTTTAAAAGATGTTGATTTTTAGCTGTTTTTGTATATCATAACAAGGCTATATCCTTGCTTTCTGCTTTTTAGCAGGAGGCCAAAAGTCCAAAAGGAGGTTGTGGATGAGGTATTACGAGTTGCTTTACATCGTTCGGCCCACGATGGGTGAGGATGAGTTGAAGGCCTTTATTAACGGTGTTAAGGAGAGGATCGAGGCCGAGGGCGGAGAGATTCTGAAGAACGAGGTGTGGCAGAAGAGGAATTTGGCCTATCCCATCAAGAAGTTCAAGCAGGGTTATTACATCCTGGTTCATTACAGATCAGAGGCCGAGGTTCCCAAAAAGATCGAGGAGTATTTAAGGATCAAAGAGGATGTCTTGAGGTTTTTAACGACTTACATGTTAAAGAAGGATATCAAGGCATATCAGAAGAAGGAAGACGATGGCAAATCTGAATAAAATAATGCTCATAGGCAATCTGACCAGGGATCCTGAATTGAGATATACGCCTGCAGGTTTGGGGGTTGCAAGCTTCGGCATTGCCGTAAATACGCCGATAGGTAAGGATGAGCAGGGCAACAGGAAAACAGAGACCCTTTTTGTGGATGTGGTGGCCTTTGGCAGGCAAGCAGAGACAATAGCAGAATACCTTAAAAAAGGGTCGCTGGTTTATATTGAGGGGAGATTGCGTTATAGAACCTGGGAAGACCCAAACGGCAACAAGAGGTCAAAACACGAAGTAGTTCTTAATAATTTTCAATTTTTGTCCTTTAAGGATAGAGCAGATAGCTCCCAGCAGGTTCCTGTTGATATGCCTGCTGAGGATGAGGATATACCATTTTAATGTTGATTGGAGGTTTTTAAGATGACGGATAACAAGAAGAAAAAGAGATACTTCAGATACCCAAAAAAGAAGGTTTGCCATTTCTGCTCTAACAAGATAGAGGAGATCGATTACAAGGATGTGGATACGCTATCGAGGTATGTGACGGAGAGGTATAAAATCATAGGAAGAAAGACCACGGCAACATGCGCCAAGCACCAGAGGATGTTGACCAAGGCCATCAAGAGGGCAAGGGTTATGGCTTTGATGCCGTTTACTATTAGCAGAAAACTCAAAGGCTAAAGGGGGATGCAATGAAGATAGTGCTCCTTGAAGATGTGGATAAATTGGGCTATGCAGGCGATATAAAGACCGTAAAAGACGGTTATGCCAAGAATTACCTAATACCCAAGGGTCTGGCTTTGGCTGCAACCAAAAGCAATCTAAAGCTTGTTGAGGAGAAAAGAAGGGCTATCCTTAGAAAGATTGAAAAGAAGATCGAGCAGGCAAACAGGGTGAAAGAAGCGCTGGATGGTCTTGAGATAGAGGTTGCAGCAAGGGCAGGAGAGAAGGGCAAGCTCTTTGGTTCTGTTACGGCCAATGAGATATACGAGCAGCTGAAGGATAAGGCTGAGTTTGATAAAAAGAGCATAAGGTTGCCCAAGGATGGCATAAAGGAAGTGGGGACGCACCAGGTTGAGATAGCCATCTATAGGGATATTAAGGCGACCGTTAAGGTCAAAGTCGTTCCTCTAAATGAAGAGCAGTAATGCCGTAAGAGCCTACCCTCAATCCATAGAGGCAGAGAGGGCACTGCTGTGCTCTCTCTTTCTGGATAATTCCAAATTTACCGATGTAATAGAGATAATAAGTGAAGACGATTTCTTTGATGGGAAGAATTCTATAATTTTCAGGGTTTTAAAGGAGCTTTACGCAAACGGCGTCCCCTTCGACTTTGTTACGGTTTCCAATGCCATAAAGGAAAAGGGGCTTTTAGATAAGGTTGGCCCATCCTATATAACCAGCATTACGGAGTTTCTTCCTGCTCCTGCGAATACGGAATACTATGCCAATATTATCAAGAAGAAGTCGGTTTTGAGGCAGTTGATCTCCATGTCCACAGAGATTGCAACGATGTGCTATGAAGAGCCTGAGGATATTGAGGATGTATTGAATATAGCAGAAAAGAGGCTGTTTGAGGTGGTAAGCAACCGCTCCACCAAGTATAAGTCCAGCGAAGAGGCATCCGAGGATATGCTTGAGTTCCTTTCAAGGCTAAAGGAAAGGAAGAGCATTATAACGGGTATCCCCAGCGGTTTTATAGATTTAGATAAAATGACAAACGGCTTTCAAGAGGGCGATTTGATAATCGTTGCAGGACGCCCCGGCATGGGTAAGACATCGTTTGCTTTGAGCATAGCCCTCAATGCTGCATTGGATTACCAAAAAAGCGTCGGCATCTTTTCGTTGGAAATGTCCGTCAGACAGCTCCTTTTGAGGATGATCTCGTCCATGTCCAGGGTTGAGATGGGTAAACTAAGAACGGGTTTCTTTGAGAATGACGAGTGGGATAGGGTCGTAAAGACGCTTGATAGGCTAAAGTATGCAAGGATTTACATGGATGATTCGTCCCTTTTAAGCTCTATAGACATACGCACCAAGGCCAGGAAGATGAAGATGGAGAAGAATATAGACCTGCTTATTGTGGACTATCTTCAGCTTATAGAGGGTCAGAGCCAGATCACCAACAGGACGCAGCAGATTTCTGAGATCTCGAGGTCTTTAAAGATTTTGGCCAAGGAGCTTGAGATACCCGTTATAGCGCTCTCCCAGCTCAACAGGGCTGTTGAAAGCAGGGAGGATAAAAGGCCGACGCCTGCAGATTTGAGGGAGTCGGGTTCTATTGAGCAGGATGCCGATCTTGTTATATTCATCTATAGGGATGAGGTTTACAATAAAAACTCGCCCGACAAGGGCAAAGCCGAGATAATAATAGCAAAGCACAGAAACGGACCACAGGGAACGATTAAGCTGCAATTTGAAGGCAAGTTGGCCGCCTTTAGAAATCTGCAGGATAATGAGGATTATTACGCCTCCGATTCATACAGCGAAAAAGCAGAGGAAGATTTAGACTTCGAAGAACACTCCGAACTCTAAAATGAAATTTATCAAGATACGCAAAGCCAGGGTTCATAACCTTAAGGGTATAGATGTCGATATACCGAAATCCAAAATAACCGTCATAACAGGCCCCTCAGGCAGCGGCAAATCCACACTGGCCTTCGATGTTTTATATGCGGAGAGTCAGCGGAGGTATTTGGAATCCTTAAGCGCCTATGCGAGGCAGTTCTTAGAAAAGATAGAAAAACCCGATGTTGAAAGCATAGAGGGCTTATCGCCAGCCATAAGCATAGACCAGAAGAGTATCTCTGTTAATCCTCGCTCCACCGTCGGAACGATAACAGAGATTTACGACTATATGAGGTTGCTGTTTGCCCATGTGGGTGAGGCCTATTGCTATTCGTGCGGCAGAAGAATTACAAAGCAAGACCTACAAACGATAGTCGATGAGATAGCCTCAAAAATCGGCAAGAAGCTTTTGATCCTTGCCCCTGTTGCCATTAATAAAAAGGGGACTTTTAAGGCCGAGTTTGAGCGATTCAGAAAAGACGGTTTTGTTAGGGTTTTAGTTGATGGGGTTGAGAGACTGCTTGAGGAGGATATAGAGCTTGATAAAAACAAAAAACACGACATCTATCTTGTCGTTGACAGGATAAAGGTGAGGGAAGGCTCAAGGGGCAGGATAGCAGAGGCTGTGGAGCTTGCCCTAAAGATAGGGGGTGGTATCCTTACCGTTAAGGATATAGAAACAGAAGATGTTGAGTTGTTTTCTGAGCATTTCTCCTGCCCTTATTGTGGCATAAATTACAAGCCCATAACACCCCAGAGCTTTTCCTTTAACTCCCCCTTGGGTGCATGCCCTGAATGCTATGGTTTGGGTGTGAAGCATCAGCTTGATCTGGATAAAGTTATGCCGGATAAATCGCTCTCTATCAGGGAGGGTGTGGTTAAGCTGTGGAGGAGGCCTAAGTATTACTTCTATCAGAGGTTTCTTATAGAGGCCTGCAGGCAGTTTGGCATAGACATATACACACCCTTTGAGGAGCTGCCCAGGCAACATCAGGATATCGTGCTGTTCGGTAAATCCAACGAGGTTGTGGAGTTTGAGATTGCATCGGGCAAGACCGTAAGGAGGGAGTTTAGAGGGGTTATAAATCTATTGCTTGAGCAGTTTAACCAGACCGAAAGCTCAAAGGTAAAAAGCGAGATAACATCCCTGATGCAGGAGGTTGTATGCCCTGTCTGCAAGGGGGATAGGCTTAATAAAGAGAGTCTGTCTGTTAGGATTATGGGCAAGAACATTATGGATGTTAGCAGGCTTAAGGTCTCCGAGGCATATAGCTTCTTTGTTGGGCTAAGAGAGCATCTGACACCCATGCAGCTTGAAATATCAAAAAGGGTTCTATCTGAGATAGAGGTTAGATTGAGGTTTTTGATGGATGTCGGTTTGGATTATCTTTCTTTGAATAGGGCTGCCTCCACGCTTTCTGGCGGTGAAGCACAACGCATCCGACTCGCCACACAGGCCGGCAGCAGCTTAAGCGGGATTACCTATGTGCTGGATGAGCCTTCAATAGGTTTACACCCAAGGGATACATTTAGACTCATAGAGACGCTTAAGCACCTGAAGGATAACGACAATACGGTCGTGGTGGTTGAGCATGACCCTGCTATTATTGAATCTGCCGACTATGTGATCGATATGGGGCCTGCAAGCGGCAGGCTCGGGGGCGAGGTTGTTGCATCTGGCAGTGTGGATGAGATAAAGCAGAACGAGAAATCCCTGACGGGTAAATATTTAAGCGGAAAACTAACCATAGAGCCCAGAAAGAACTATAAAAAACCGCTCCATTTTTTAAGGATAAAGGGGGCGAATATACACAACCTAAAGGGTATCGAT
It encodes:
- a CDS encoding branched-chain amino acid ABC transporter permease, with the protein product MSGYLITLAITVGIYMILALSLNIIVGYAGQISLGHAAFWAIGAYSFAILTTKYGLGFAGSAVLAVVITTLVGVFLGLPSLRVSEDFLAITTIGINFIVQGIFNSFDYFGGAMGIGGIPFPTFRGEMISNFAFMSIVYGFVAITIAISYGFKRSWAGLASFAIKDDELAASVSSVSPIRFKLLSFAIGSAIAGVSGVLYASFMSFISAADFSFPVSVTILAMVMVGGEATIIGPIFGSILLVILPEVFRFIHDYRMLLYGLLLVFMMRFQPDGFFGKRGIVWGIIRRFSKA
- a CDS encoding thioredoxin family protein → MKSIKELPETKGKYVLMFVSNHCPYCRQMEKLMKQVEKDYSDKGIEFYVLNVSSNPEIATRYNIMSTPLTYFMNGKEVVGKETGAVSKRAIELELEELLKAGEFIRKIKRMLGIAKE
- a CDS encoding DNA methyltransferase, which encodes MIEIEDQSVNLIITSPPYWSIKDYGVNNQIGYGQTLHEYLKDLYRVWIESYRVLEPGRRLIVNIGDQFARSIVYGRYKIIPLHAEIIAQCEDIGFDYMGSIMWQKKTTMNTTGGANVMGSYPYPPNGMIEIDYEHILVFKKPGKSKKVSKEIKEDSKLSKEEWKEYFSGHWYFGGARQVGHQAMFPDELPKRLIKMFSFVGETVLDPFLGSGTTARVALELGRNAIGYEINKDFLKTIEKKLRVKDASIFEKRIEVIKRGNPIILKDVDYRPRIKDAKPVIEPGKLKFGKDKLYQVIDVLKDGRLKLDTGLVVKLRGVIIVNLDEALSYLRQYVLKKKVYLKFDEGYIAEGDLVSAYVYLKNKIFINAHLIKAGLAAIDRDLDFDLKERFLKLESNRDMGVSFGETGVAR
- a CDS encoding ABC transporter ATP-binding protein; amino-acid sequence: MGDYKEILKGLNITKQFGGLRALDGIDFSVREGEIFGIVGPNGAGKTTLFNIISGVLKPSEGRIFFKGNDITSFSPHRLARLGIGRTFQVVRPFRSLTVLENVAVACGVKFYDNALLMFQGWRKRRNIERVDEILSRTGLIEFRDRPASQLPLGFQRRLEIARALALNPSVILLDESFSGLSFSEIDELKGLVVDLNRDGLSIIIIEHNMPIVMELCKRVMVINHGKKIAEGSPVDVVNNKEVIEAYLGRKYS
- a CDS encoding ABC transporter ATP-binding protein gives rise to the protein MEGSILSIRDLCVSYGKIKALDGVSIEVKKGECVAIVGANGAGKSTLLKSIMGFVKRQEGEIVFLGNRIDGLATHAIARMGISFVPEGARVFPSISVYGNLLLGAYKEKDKNLIKQRLKRVYEIFPRLKERLNQAAGTLSGGERQMLAMARALMGEPKLLMVDEVSLGLMPKLVDIVFDVIDRLHKEGLTILLSEQNAHKASEVADRVYILELGSILKETDRDGILNDPLIKKAYLGM
- a CDS encoding TraR/DksA family transcriptional regulator gives rise to the protein MDKATMEELKDRLLSLKKEISSRIKENLERVNSIQLKGDEGDFSSAVYSRQVIYDLIEKDRKHLIEIEESLYDIEKGTYGICKRCGKEIEIERMKAKPTAKYCIACRKIIESGK
- a CDS encoding MjaI family restriction endonuclease, which translates into the protein MELKIEIEEIRRLLEIEDIEFPKYATQILNLANQNAQATRPKVVGQVSELIKEFPGKTLQEWEEWYLERYPDSINEATKKILKMLDSFKETIDRIDEDMIKKWVKDLVVVKTFIGLRFQEAVLKRVAREFGLNYRPSMPKDEKKGIDGYIGNVPVSLKPITYKHKEMLAEKIDIDIIYYEKQKNGLKVSIPAELEGKLLKTP
- the hutI gene encoding imidazolonepropionase — translated: MVDLLLIRGNIFTPIDDGKPKTLKRMDELAHIEDGAIAVKDGIIVDMGKTDDLLKKHRDAKSIVDASFKAVLPGFVDPHTHALFVGTREKEFDMRLSGKSYMEILKAGGGILNTVKRLRSATVEQLKDELKKRIRTFFEYGTTTLEVKSGYGLDFENEIKMLKAIELAKRETPMDIVATFIGAHAIPQEFKDKKDEYVELVINKMIPFVAEHKLAEFVDVFCEEGVYSPEETLRIIEAGLKHSLKAKIHADEIASIGCSELSLKTKLSSCDHLLKITESGIEALRRSGTMATLLPITAFSLKEGFADARRLIDSGVGVALATDFNPGSSYSESMPFAIGLAVLGMGLTPREAIVASTLNSAYVLGREKQVGSLEVGKQADFVLLKENSYLFIPYHVGVNPVHSVYKRGERVFSADC
- a CDS encoding branched-chain amino acid ABC transporter permease; its protein translation is MFFQQIVNGLTIGGVYALIAIGLALVYGILRIIHVAHAGVYVVGAYAGLYVFMLTHSFMIAALASMATGAVVGVLIEELVYTPLLNHSPIISLIASIGVFISIEEGIRLIFGPYIKSFPSAMFSGEHHLGGLVVSNSQAVVLLVSVASILFIWFMTEKTRLGLALKAVSEDIEMAESVSIDSRWMIMLAFAFSSAFAGLAGLLVGAYFNSVYPSMGDVPAYKSLAIIVVGGMSNIWGAFFAALIIGLLETISIGVFNVPLPRDSLAFIFMVVMLLIKPSGIVGIFKR